A single Bacillus sp. OxB-1 DNA region contains:
- a CDS encoding NRDE family protein has translation MCLINFHFQDHPIYRLIVAANRDEFYERPTAPAQFWEDHPHLLAGRDLSQKGTWLGIAKNGRFAALTNYRDVQHQRNDVRSRGEIVTGFLNSDVPAAEFLGSLQEKREQYAGFNVIVGTSEELMYYSNIQNEVTVITPGTHGLSNHFLDTPWPKVVKGKARVRALAEQNCAIHPDQLFDVLADAEPFPDEQLPDTGVGGELERVLSPLFIRSEGYGTRSSTVLLVDHENNITFVERTYRDGEFAGDRTFTFQVE, from the coding sequence ATGTGTTTGATCAATTTTCATTTCCAGGACCATCCGATCTATCGGTTGATCGTGGCAGCGAATCGGGATGAGTTTTACGAAAGGCCGACTGCCCCGGCCCAGTTTTGGGAAGATCATCCCCATCTGTTGGCAGGCAGGGATCTATCCCAAAAAGGGACATGGCTCGGCATCGCGAAGAACGGGCGCTTCGCTGCTTTGACCAATTACCGGGATGTGCAGCATCAAAGGAACGACGTCCGGTCGCGCGGTGAAATTGTGACAGGCTTCCTCAATTCCGATGTCCCGGCCGCGGAATTCCTAGGTTCGTTGCAGGAGAAGCGGGAGCAGTATGCGGGGTTCAATGTGATTGTCGGTACGTCGGAGGAATTGATGTATTACTCGAATATCCAAAATGAAGTGACGGTAATCACCCCGGGGACCCACGGGTTGAGCAACCATTTCCTCGATACGCCGTGGCCTAAAGTCGTGAAGGGCAAAGCGAGGGTCCGAGCGCTGGCTGAACAAAACTGCGCCATCCATCCGGATCAATTGTTCGACGTGCTGGCCGACGCCGAGCCATTCCCGGACGAACAACTCCCCGATACCGGAGTCGGCGGAGAGTTGGAACGGGTCCTGTCCCCCCTTTTCATCCGGTCGGAAGGATACGGCACCCGTTCCTCCACCGTCCTGCTCGTCGATCATGAAAACAACATCACCTTCGTGGAACGGACGTATCGGGACGGCGAGTTTGCTGGAGACCGCACATTCACTTTTCAGGTTGAGTGA
- a CDS encoding ketopantoate reductase family protein encodes MKTIQSVALIGLGAIGAAYGSRLHKTLGERHTVIANEERIGRYSKTGIDVEGELVHFHFTTPDAEAAPADLIIIAVKNAEMQEAIRDMKHHVGPETILLPLLNGISSEEELAAVYPDNPILYSMCVGIDAIRSGNEVRFSSIGKICFGEKDKTVSDHVKAVMELFDRSEIPYDVPEDIWRTLWWKFMFNVGINQTSAVLRAPYKVFQNVPAAHQWMQAAMYEVVALSKKAGVHLTEEDVHSFRPILAKLAPDGKTSMLQDVDAGRKTEVEYFAGKVCELGKKYGVPTPINDQLLQMIPIIEAINDAELDKTEERTTYLV; translated from the coding sequence ATGAAGACCATTCAATCGGTAGCGCTGATCGGACTCGGGGCAATCGGAGCTGCGTATGGCAGCAGACTACATAAAACGCTTGGCGAACGGCACACCGTCATTGCCAATGAAGAACGGATCGGACGCTATTCCAAAACAGGCATCGACGTCGAAGGAGAACTGGTCCACTTCCATTTTACGACGCCAGATGCAGAAGCGGCTCCTGCAGACCTGATCATCATTGCAGTGAAAAACGCGGAAATGCAAGAAGCGATTCGCGATATGAAGCACCATGTCGGGCCCGAAACGATTCTTCTCCCATTGCTGAACGGAATTTCGAGTGAAGAGGAGCTTGCTGCAGTATATCCCGACAACCCGATCCTTTATAGCATGTGCGTCGGAATTGATGCCATCCGCTCGGGAAATGAAGTGCGGTTTTCCAGCATCGGGAAAATTTGCTTCGGTGAAAAGGACAAGACGGTATCGGATCATGTGAAAGCGGTCATGGAATTGTTTGACCGTTCCGAAATCCCGTACGATGTTCCGGAAGATATTTGGAGGACGCTCTGGTGGAAATTCATGTTCAATGTCGGGATCAATCAAACTTCCGCTGTCCTGCGCGCGCCGTATAAAGTGTTCCAAAACGTGCCGGCCGCCCATCAGTGGATGCAAGCCGCCATGTATGAAGTGGTGGCATTGTCCAAAAAAGCGGGAGTCCATTTGACGGAAGAGGATGTCCATTCCTTCCGCCCGATATTGGCAAAATTGGCGCCGGACGGGAAAACCTCCATGTTGCAAGATGTCGACGCCGGACGGAAGACAGAAGTGGAATATTTCGCCGGAAAAGTATGCGAACTTGGCAAGAAGTATGGCGTACCGACACCGATCAATGATCAACTGCTCCAGATGATTCCCATCATCGAAGCCATCAACGACGCGGAATTGGATAAGACGGAAGAAAGAACCACCTATCTAGTATAA
- the glpK gene encoding glycerol kinase GlpK translates to MKKYMMALDQGTTSSRAILFDEKGSVVHTAQREFKQYFPQPGWVEHNADEIWSSILSVIAGVLSEKNISSDQIAGIGITNQRETTVVWDKHTGNPVYHAIVWQSRQTADICEELREQGRNETFRKKTGLLLDPYFSGTKVKWILDHVEGAREKAEQGDLLFGTIDTWIVWKLSGGKAHVTDYSNASRTLMYNIHELDWDEELLGILEVPKSMLPEVRPSSDVYAQTEARHFFGHAVPIAGIAGDQQAALFGQACFERGMVKNTYGTGCFMLMNTGTKAVESKHGLLTTIAWGLNGKVEYALEGSVFVAGSAIQWLRDGLRMFRNSAESEAYATRVESTEGVYVVPAFVGLGTPYWESEVRGAAFGMTRGTKKEHFVRATLESLAYQTKDVLDAMEADAGISLKTLRVDGGVVANDFLMQFQADMLDVPVERPVINETTALGAAYLAGLAVGFWRDCSEITTHWNLDRRFESEMQPAERDRLYAGWKKAIQAAIAFK, encoded by the coding sequence ATGAAAAAATATATGATGGCGCTCGATCAAGGGACGACGAGCTCCCGGGCGATTTTATTCGACGAAAAAGGGAGTGTCGTCCATACGGCGCAACGGGAATTCAAGCAATATTTCCCGCAGCCCGGTTGGGTCGAGCATAATGCCGATGAAATATGGAGTTCCATTTTGTCTGTCATCGCAGGCGTGTTGTCGGAGAAGAATATCTCTTCCGATCAGATCGCCGGCATCGGAATCACTAATCAGCGGGAAACGACAGTTGTCTGGGACAAGCATACCGGCAATCCGGTCTACCATGCGATTGTTTGGCAATCCCGGCAGACTGCGGACATTTGCGAGGAGTTGCGGGAGCAAGGCCGTAACGAGACATTTCGCAAGAAAACCGGGCTCCTTCTCGATCCCTACTTCTCGGGGACGAAAGTGAAGTGGATCTTGGATCATGTGGAAGGGGCGCGGGAAAAGGCGGAGCAAGGGGATCTGCTCTTTGGGACAATCGATACGTGGATCGTCTGGAAGTTGTCCGGAGGGAAAGCCCATGTGACCGATTACTCGAACGCTTCCCGGACGCTGATGTACAATATCCATGAACTGGACTGGGACGAGGAGCTGCTTGGCATCTTGGAGGTTCCGAAGTCGATGCTGCCCGAAGTCCGCCCATCCTCCGATGTCTATGCGCAAACCGAGGCGCGGCATTTCTTCGGGCATGCCGTCCCGATTGCGGGCATCGCGGGAGATCAGCAGGCCGCCTTATTCGGGCAAGCCTGTTTCGAACGCGGCATGGTGAAGAATACGTACGGAACCGGTTGCTTCATGCTGATGAATACGGGAACGAAAGCCGTGGAGTCGAAGCATGGGTTATTGACGACGATTGCGTGGGGGCTTAACGGCAAAGTGGAATACGCTTTGGAAGGGAGCGTCTTCGTCGCAGGTTCGGCGATCCAATGGCTGCGCGACGGCTTGCGCATGTTCCGGAACTCCGCGGAGAGCGAAGCGTATGCGACCCGCGTGGAATCGACGGAAGGCGTCTACGTCGTACCGGCTTTTGTCGGTTTGGGGACACCGTATTGGGAAAGCGAGGTGCGGGGGGCCGCTTTCGGAATGACCCGCGGGACGAAAAAAGAGCATTTCGTCCGGGCGACGTTGGAATCCCTCGCCTACCAGACGAAGGATGTGCTCGATGCGATGGAAGCGGACGCGGGCATTTCCTTGAAGACGCTGCGCGTGGACGGAGGTGTCGTCGCGAACGATTTCCTTATGCAGTTCCAGGCGGATATGTTGGATGTCCCTGTGGAACGGCCTGTCATCAACGAAACGACTGCGCTCGGCGCCGCCTACCTGGCCGGCTTGGCAGTCGGATTCTGGCGCGACTGCTCCGAGATCACTACCCATTGGAACCTCGATCGGCGTTTCGAGTCGGAAATGCAGCCCGCCGAACGCGATCGGTTGTATGCGGGATGGAAAAAAGCGATCCAAGCGGCTATCGCATTTAAATGA
- a CDS encoding MaoC family dehydratase — protein sequence MPTYDEIRIGDRASFTKTVSEYDVYQFAGVTGDFNPIHVDAEYAKKSVFKERIAHGILTAGFISNVLAMQLPGKDTIYLSQNLAFLAPVKIGDTVTAEVEVLEKKDSKRIIRLRTIVKNQRDELVLEGEAVVMK from the coding sequence TTGCCTACGTATGATGAAATCAGAATTGGCGATCGAGCCAGTTTCACAAAAACCGTTTCAGAGTATGACGTCTATCAGTTTGCCGGGGTGACTGGCGATTTCAACCCGATCCATGTCGATGCCGAATACGCCAAGAAATCAGTGTTCAAAGAGCGCATCGCCCATGGAATCCTGACAGCCGGATTCATTTCCAATGTGTTGGCGATGCAGCTTCCGGGCAAGGATACGATCTACCTATCCCAAAATCTGGCGTTTCTGGCTCCGGTGAAAATCGGCGATACGGTTACGGCAGAAGTGGAAGTTCTGGAAAAGAAAGATTCCAAGCGGATCATCCGGCTCCGGACCATTGTCAAAAACCAACGGGATGAACTCGTCCTCGAAGGAGAAGCCGTTGTTATGAAATAA
- a CDS encoding CaiB/BaiF CoA transferase family protein — protein sequence MSLLAGLKILDFSTLLPGPYATMMLADLGADVIRIESATRQDLVRSMPPVDGEGTSATHGHLNRSKKSMTLNLKLDESKEIIHALLQEYDIIIEQFRPGVMERLGLDYESLRQINPRLIYCSLTGFGQTGPYRNRPGHDNNFLALSGIMDYSRRKEGVPPTMGIQIADVAGGSLHSVIGILAAALHREKTGEGQYVDVSMTDTAFSLNAMYGPGYLVGKVEPKPEELMLNGGIFYDYYETADGRFFAVGSLEPQFLKLFCEALEISDSFEMALSGKVADQQSFKQKVQDIFVSKTYEEWLGIFNEDFEGCVEPVLSFAEATEHPQIQARQMVVEVPKGDGTTQRQIASPIKFSTAQPVYSHIGAGLGEHTESILLARGFTAEQIGEWKEKGVFS from the coding sequence ATGAGTTTGTTGGCGGGATTGAAGATTTTGGATTTTTCTACGTTGTTGCCGGGACCGTATGCAACGATGATGCTGGCCGATCTGGGGGCGGATGTGATCCGAATCGAATCAGCGACGCGGCAGGATTTGGTCCGCAGCATGCCCCCGGTTGACGGGGAGGGCACTTCCGCGACACATGGCCATTTGAATCGGTCGAAGAAGTCGATGACGTTGAATTTGAAACTGGATGAGTCGAAGGAAATCATCCATGCTTTGCTGCAAGAGTATGATATTATCATAGAGCAATTCCGTCCGGGTGTGATGGAGCGCCTCGGTTTGGATTACGAATCGCTGCGGCAGATCAATCCCCGATTGATCTATTGTTCGTTGACGGGGTTCGGGCAGACGGGACCTTACCGCAATCGACCGGGGCATGACAATAACTTCCTAGCGCTATCCGGTATCATGGATTATTCGCGAAGGAAAGAGGGAGTACCCCCGACGATGGGCATTCAAATCGCGGATGTTGCAGGCGGATCGCTCCATTCCGTGATCGGCATTCTGGCAGCCGCCCTGCACCGGGAGAAAACGGGCGAAGGGCAGTATGTCGATGTCAGCATGACGGACACTGCGTTTTCATTGAACGCGATGTATGGTCCGGGGTATTTGGTGGGAAAGGTGGAGCCGAAACCGGAAGAACTGATGCTGAATGGCGGCATCTTCTATGATTATTACGAGACGGCGGATGGTCGATTTTTTGCGGTAGGAAGTTTGGAACCCCAATTTCTGAAGCTGTTTTGCGAGGCGCTGGAAATTTCGGATTCATTCGAAATGGCGCTCAGTGGGAAAGTGGCGGACCAGCAGTCGTTCAAGCAAAAGGTCCAAGATATATTCGTTTCGAAAACCTATGAGGAGTGGCTTGGCATTTTCAATGAGGATTTCGAAGGGTGCGTAGAACCTGTCCTTTCATTCGCGGAAGCGACCGAACATCCACAGATCCAAGCGCGCCAAATGGTCGTCGAAGTGCCGAAAGGGGACGGGACGACCCAGCGGCAAATCGCCTCGCCGATCAAATTCTCAACTGCACAGCCCGTATACTCCCATATAGGCGCGGGATTGGGGGAGCATACGGAATCGATTTTGCTTGCCCGTGGGTTCACCGCCGAGCAGATCGGGGAATGGAAAGAAAAAGGGGTCTTCAGTTAA
- the phaQ gene encoding poly-beta-hydroxybutyrate-responsive repressor, with protein sequence MEKSPDSNKNEKSVNLGTPKNFLIPLMLLHLRDWNSHGYELMQKISQFGVDSLDQGNFYRILRQLEKDAMVTSEWDTESGGPAKRIYSITKAGEQYLELWASSLGHYQKMLDQFFSLYNPFFPTYSRQEKDEEPDNE encoded by the coding sequence ATGGAAAAATCACCCGACTCGAACAAAAACGAAAAAAGCGTGAATTTGGGGACGCCAAAAAATTTCCTCATTCCTTTAATGCTTCTACATTTACGTGATTGGAATTCACATGGCTATGAATTGATGCAGAAAATTTCCCAATTCGGGGTCGATTCATTGGACCAGGGCAATTTTTATAGAATTCTTCGTCAACTGGAAAAGGACGCGATGGTTACTTCCGAATGGGATACGGAATCCGGGGGCCCGGCGAAGCGGATTTATTCGATCACGAAAGCCGGAGAACAGTACTTGGAACTGTGGGCCAGTTCCTTGGGCCATTACCAGAAGATGCTGGACCAATTCTTCAGCCTGTACAATCCTTTTTTCCCGACTTATTCCCGGCAGGAAAAAGACGAGGAACCGGACAACGAGTGA
- the phaC gene encoding class III poly(R)-hydroxyalkanoic acid synthase subunit PhaC — protein sequence MIYSNVKEVENWMDAMPEDVRKSYTRFKRMTEVLTKEPEPQVGQTPKEVIWTKNKAKLYRYQPAVKKTNKIPVLMVYALINKPYILDLYPGNSLIEHLTNQGHDVYLLDWGTPGYEDRHMKLDDFILDYIPRAVKKVLHTSDAKEITMFGYCMGGTMTAIFTALHPELPIRNLVLMTSPFDFADAGLYTNFLDKRYFNLDKVVDTLGMVPHDMIDFGNKMLNPIANFYGPYVSLADRADNEDFVNNWMLMQKWLNDGIPFPGEAYRQWIGEFYQENKLIRGELYIRGRQVELSQIKANLLNIAGEFDNIVSPNQSEPINGKVSSKNKEYHVMKTGHVSVVTGRRAINGTYPLIDEWLVKHSQ from the coding sequence ATGATTTATTCCAATGTAAAAGAAGTGGAAAACTGGATGGATGCCATGCCGGAAGATGTACGGAAGAGCTACACGCGTTTTAAACGGATGACGGAGGTTCTGACGAAAGAGCCGGAACCGCAAGTGGGGCAAACGCCGAAAGAGGTCATCTGGACGAAAAACAAAGCGAAGCTCTACCGCTATCAACCGGCTGTCAAAAAGACGAATAAAATACCGGTCCTGATGGTATACGCGCTGATCAACAAGCCGTATATCCTCGACTTATATCCGGGAAATAGCCTGATCGAACATCTGACAAACCAAGGGCATGATGTATACCTGTTGGACTGGGGGACACCGGGATACGAAGACCGCCATATGAAGTTGGATGATTTCATCTTGGACTACATTCCAAGAGCCGTCAAAAAAGTGCTGCATACATCGGATGCAAAAGAGATTACAATGTTCGGCTACTGCATGGGCGGCACGATGACGGCGATCTTCACAGCGCTGCATCCGGAGTTGCCGATCCGCAATCTGGTGCTGATGACAAGTCCATTCGACTTCGCTGACGCGGGCCTGTATACGAACTTCTTGGATAAACGATATTTCAATCTGGATAAAGTGGTCGATACGCTTGGAATGGTGCCGCATGATATGATCGATTTCGGGAACAAAATGCTGAATCCGATTGCGAATTTCTACGGTCCGTATGTCAGTTTGGCAGACCGTGCGGATAATGAAGACTTCGTCAACAACTGGATGCTCATGCAGAAGTGGTTGAATGACGGAATCCCGTTCCCGGGCGAAGCGTACCGCCAATGGATCGGCGAATTTTATCAGGAAAATAAACTGATCCGGGGTGAATTGTACATCCGGGGCCGTCAAGTCGAGTTATCCCAGATCAAGGCGAACCTATTGAATATCGCAGGTGAATTCGACAATATCGTCTCGCCGAACCAATCGGAACCGATCAATGGCAAAGTGTCGAGCAAAAACAAGGAATACCATGTCATGAAAACGGGCCATGTCTCCGTCGTCACAGGACGCCGTGCAATCAACGGAACGTACCCGTTGATCGATGAATGGCTTGTGAAACATTCACAGTAA
- a CDS encoding sigma-70 family RNA polymerase sigma factor, producing the protein MEQMQIEKIIDEHGEHLIRLAYFYVRNRETAKDIVQEVFITLYEKADYEERGKLRAYLTTLTANRCKDHLRSWSFRNLHFNKDWMEQIHIQRDPLILQEEKADIAIAILKLPIKYREIILYYYYEECTMKEIAQLLGISENTVKTRMTKARKLLKKELQSDYWEVLSIE; encoded by the coding sequence ATGGAGCAAATGCAGATAGAGAAAATCATCGATGAGCATGGGGAACACTTGATTCGGCTGGCGTATTTCTACGTCCGAAACCGGGAAACCGCGAAGGACATCGTCCAGGAAGTGTTCATCACGTTATATGAAAAAGCGGATTACGAAGAGCGGGGAAAATTGCGTGCCTATTTGACAACGTTGACCGCAAATCGCTGCAAAGATCATTTACGCAGCTGGTCATTCCGTAACTTACATTTCAATAAGGATTGGATGGAACAAATACATATCCAGCGAGACCCGCTGATTTTACAAGAGGAGAAAGCGGATATCGCGATTGCCATTTTGAAGCTGCCCATCAAATACCGGGAAATCATCCTGTACTACTACTACGAGGAGTGCACGATGAAAGAAATCGCCCAACTCCTCGGCATTTCGGAAAATACGGTGAAAACGAGAATGACGAAGGCGCGGAAATTACTGAAGAAAGAACTGCAATCCGATTATTGGGAGGTGCTTTCCATTGAATGA
- a CDS encoding class I adenylate-forming enzyme family protein translates to MLTVGNMVRQNALKLGDKPAVIFQGKTTSYKQLNERANRLANAFRSRGYEKGDKVAIWMKNNAAYVDIIAGLSKIGVIIVPMNYRLVGREIEYILQNSDSRGLIVTAEYESELDSIQAVGELDTILVVGGTSAEGRLDYETTIQSASAEEPETEVDEKDTFYIGYTSGTTGKPKGVVISQRSRVLTGMAAAYEYKIDESDVHLVAGPIYHAAPWIFLVMQLIVGGTLVIHETFEAEQVLADIEKYHITNTFLAPTMYSFITNVKEEVKAKYDLSSIRVLISAGSPLATKSKEDILAFFPDADLHEFYGSTESAITLNIKPKDIENKERSVGHPFPLVDCLILDENKEPVKPGEIGELYFKGPYLLDEYYRNPEDTKASFYQGYFSVGDMAMQDEEGFYYIVDRKKDMLISGGVNIYPRDIEEVLYTHPDIIEAAVIGVPHPVWGEAVKAIVVLREGTALTERDVIDFCEGQMADYKKPKSVSFLPELPRNPSGKILKTSLRDQYWEKEQSKI, encoded by the coding sequence ATGTTGACAGTAGGGAATATGGTCAGACAGAACGCATTGAAACTTGGGGATAAACCGGCTGTGATCTTTCAAGGCAAAACAACCTCGTACAAGCAACTGAACGAGAGGGCGAACCGGCTGGCGAATGCGTTCCGGTCACGCGGCTATGAAAAAGGGGATAAAGTGGCTATATGGATGAAAAACAATGCCGCTTATGTCGACATAATTGCCGGCCTTTCCAAAATCGGGGTCATCATTGTCCCGATGAATTACCGGTTGGTCGGACGGGAAATTGAGTATATCCTTCAAAACTCCGATAGCCGGGGCCTCATTGTGACAGCGGAATATGAAAGCGAACTGGATTCCATCCAAGCGGTCGGGGAGTTGGACACTATTCTTGTCGTCGGTGGCACGTCCGCCGAGGGGCGACTGGATTATGAAACAACGATTCAGTCGGCGTCTGCCGAGGAACCGGAAACGGAAGTGGATGAGAAAGATACATTCTATATCGGCTATACGTCCGGCACGACCGGAAAGCCGAAAGGGGTCGTCATTTCCCAACGGTCCCGGGTTTTGACCGGAATGGCGGCTGCCTATGAATATAAAATCGACGAGTCGGATGTCCATCTCGTCGCGGGTCCGATCTACCATGCCGCCCCATGGATTTTCCTCGTCATGCAGCTCATCGTCGGAGGGACGCTCGTCATCCATGAAACGTTCGAGGCGGAACAAGTCCTTGCGGATATTGAAAAATATCACATAACGAACACATTCCTGGCCCCGACGATGTACAGTTTCATCACCAACGTCAAGGAGGAAGTGAAGGCGAAATACGACCTATCTTCCATCCGTGTCCTCATTTCGGCGGGCTCGCCGCTTGCGACGAAATCGAAAGAAGATATTTTGGCATTTTTCCCGGACGCCGATCTCCACGAATTTTACGGGTCCACGGAGTCCGCCATCACATTGAATATTAAACCGAAAGACATCGAAAACAAAGAACGCAGTGTCGGGCATCCGTTCCCGTTAGTCGACTGCCTCATTCTCGATGAGAATAAAGAACCGGTGAAACCTGGGGAAATCGGCGAACTTTATTTCAAAGGGCCGTATTTGCTCGACGAATATTATAGGAATCCGGAAGACACGAAAGCGTCCTTCTACCAAGGGTATTTTTCCGTCGGAGATATGGCGATGCAGGATGAGGAAGGTTTCTATTATATTGTAGACCGGAAGAAGGACATGCTCATCAGCGGCGGGGTCAATATTTATCCGAGGGATATCGAAGAGGTGCTCTATACGCATCCGGATATCATTGAAGCGGCGGTCATCGGAGTTCCCCATCCGGTTTGGGGAGAGGCCGTCAAAGCAATCGTCGTCCTTCGCGAGGGAACGGCATTGACGGAACGGGACGTCATCGATTTCTGTGAAGGGCAAATGGCGGACTATAAAAAACCGAAGTCGGTCAGCTTCCTGCCAGAATTGCCGCGCAATCCATCCGGCAAAATATTGAAAACGAGCTTGCGCGACCAATATTGGGAAAAGGAACAGAGCAAAATCTGA
- the fabG gene encoding 3-oxoacyl-[acyl-carrier-protein] reductase, translated as MTLNALEITQTVETGKPLAGQVAIVTGGSRGIGAAIAKELARNGAIVAINFVSGFEKAESVVREIEEQGGASFAFQSDVSKAEDVQEFIKEVKDRFGKIDILVNNAGITRDRTFRKLSQEEWNEVINVNLSSVYHTTSAVINHMLAQKYGRIINISSIIGQAGGFGQTNYSAAKAGMLGFTKSLALETARNGITVNAICPGFIATEMVAAMPENVLDSIVSKVPMQRLGKTEEVAEAVLFLAQADYITGQQINVNGGLYM; from the coding sequence ATGACATTGAACGCATTGGAAATTACACAGACAGTTGAAACTGGGAAGCCGCTAGCAGGCCAAGTTGCTATCGTGACGGGGGGATCGCGTGGCATCGGCGCTGCGATTGCGAAGGAGTTGGCCCGCAATGGCGCCATCGTGGCCATCAATTTCGTATCCGGCTTTGAAAAGGCGGAGAGCGTTGTAAGAGAGATTGAGGAACAAGGTGGTGCGTCATTTGCTTTCCAATCCGATGTTTCAAAAGCAGAGGATGTTCAAGAGTTCATCAAAGAAGTAAAAGACCGTTTTGGCAAAATCGATATTCTGGTCAATAATGCCGGCATCACTCGGGACCGGACATTCCGCAAACTGTCCCAGGAAGAGTGGAATGAAGTGATCAACGTCAACCTGAGCAGCGTGTATCATACGACGTCAGCCGTCATCAACCATATGCTGGCACAGAAATACGGCCGGATCATCAACATCAGCTCCATCATCGGCCAGGCCGGCGGTTTCGGGCAGACGAACTATTCTGCGGCGAAAGCGGGGATGCTCGGTTTCACCAAGTCGCTTGCCTTGGAGACGGCACGGAACGGTATTACGGTCAATGCCATTTGCCCAGGATTCATCGCAACAGAAATGGTGGCGGCCATGCCGGAAAACGTCCTCGATTCGATCGTATCGAAAGTGCCGATGCAACGTTTAGGGAAAACGGAGGAAGTCGCGGAAGCTGTTCTGTTCCTCGCACAAGCCGACTATATCACAGGCCAGCAAATCAATGTGAATGGCGGGCTTTATATGTAA
- a CDS encoding YusW family protein, translating into MHRKGFFIVSLIVILCMLAACQNKNIVTKGPEGEDISDEPNGSLYGFTEFTFSVDTKDKKEAIQAMYKEGRVHTEANYLNKIENIYVRGNKALKKLNEIFPNMSIDPETDDLDIIKQVTEAFEISDFEKASVKVKFKGHDPKELMFTK; encoded by the coding sequence TTGCACCGGAAAGGCTTTTTCATCGTTTCGCTCATCGTGATCCTATGTATGCTTGCTGCTTGTCAGAATAAAAACATCGTGACGAAAGGGCCGGAGGGCGAAGATATTTCAGATGAACCGAACGGCAGTTTGTACGGATTCACCGAGTTCACTTTCTCTGTGGATACAAAAGATAAGAAGGAGGCCATCCAGGCGATGTATAAGGAAGGCCGTGTTCATACCGAGGCGAATTATTTGAATAAAATTGAAAATATCTATGTACGTGGGAACAAAGCGTTAAAAAAATTGAATGAGATTTTCCCCAACATGTCCATCGATCCGGAAACCGATGACCTGGATATAATCAAACAGGTGACGGAGGCGTTTGAGATATCGGATTTCGAGAAAGCGAGCGTCAAGGTCAAGTTCAAAGGCCATGATCCGAAAGAGTTGATGTTCACCAAATGA